The stretch of DNA CACCGTTTCGTTTTGCTGATAGCGCACTTCGGGTGGGCGTCCGAAGGCCAGCAGGAACAGATGCTCGCGTTCGATATCGGTCAACATCAGCGCATGGGCAATCCGCTCCATCACTTCCACCGACGGCGCGCCGCCACGGCCCTGTTCGAGCCAGGTGTACCAGGTAGGGCTGATGTTCGCGCGTTGGGCCACCTCTTCGCGGCGCAAACCTGGCGTACGCCGTCGTGCCAATGAGAAGCCGAATGCCGCCGGATCAAGCCGGGTACGTCGGTCTTTCAGATAGCTGCCCAACTGGTTTGCGCTCATAGCCTGTTAGCCTCCATACCCTGATAACTTCACTACTTTACCCGTATAGGGCAAGCGCACAGATTAGTCTCTGAATACACACGGAGATACGGTTCATGCGCATATTTATAACGGGTGCCAGCGGATTTATCGGGTCGGCTGTCGTCAAGGAACTGATCGCGGCGGGCCATCAGGTGCTGGGGTTGTGCCGCTCGGATGACAAGGTGGCAGCGCTGGAGGCCGCCGGGGCTCAGGTACATCGTGGGTCGCTTGAGGACCTGGGAAGCCTCAAGTCTGGTGTTGCCCAGGCGGATGGCGTGATTCACCTGGCGTTCAATCACGACTTCTCGAAATTCGTCGCGAACTGCGAGGACGACCGCCGGGTTATCCAGGCGCTGGGAGAGGCACTTGCCGGGTCGGATCGACCGCTGATCATTACCTCCGGTGTCGGAATTGCGAGCACCGTGCCGGGGCAGTTGGCGACGGAGGATGGTGCGGTGGTTACCTCAGCGCAGATTCCTCGTGCAGCGTCGGAAGAAGCGGCTAACGCTGTAGCCGCGACGGGGGTGAATGTGTCGGTGATGCGTTTGCCTCAAGTACACGACACCGTCAGGCAGGGGCTGGTTAGCCCGGTGATCGAGTTGTATCGCGAGAAGGGCGTTTGCGCTTACATCGCCGACGGGAAAAACCGTTGGCCGGCGGCACATATTCTGGATGTGGCTCGGCTCTACAGGCTGGCGATTGAAAAGGCCGAGCCGGGCACGAGGTATCACGCGGTGGCGGAGGAGGGTGTGTCGCAGCGGGAGATTGCCGAGGTGTTGGGGACTCGGCTAGGGTTGCCGGTTAAATCCATTTCGGCGCAAGAGGCTCAGGGGTTTTTTGGTTGGTTGGCAAGGTTTACCGCTCACGATATGCCTGCATCCAGTGCGATCACGCGCAAGAAGTTGGGATGGGAACCGGTGGGGCCGGGGTTGCTTGCGGATCTTGCGCAGTTGGAGGGAACTGAAGGCTGAAGCGCGGATTGGCCTGAATATTTGAACCTTGCTCCATTGCCTACACAACCATCAGAATCGTCCCGGTTGTACGCCTTGGGCAACCTCTTTAAGGTTCGTCAGCCGCTGCCCATCAGCGGTCGGGTTTAGTAGCCCGGTGAAGTTTTGGCGTACGGCTGTTCTATCGGTCAGGCATCTTATTGCCTGTGCCTAATGGTAGCTGTGCGCAGGGCGTCTTCGGGCGCGCCGGTTCTGAAACTTCCCGGTCTACTAACCTGCGTACAGCTGCCACCCTATCTCCGTAGTACTGGGTGGTGGTCCTTCTTGAGGATCAACAGATGTGTACTGACTCGTATAACTCACCCGTAAGAATCTTCAGCGTACGTCCCGAAATCGGCACCGATGCATTGCTCGCCAACGCTTACGAAACCATTGCCGGCGCTGGCGCAATGACCAACGAATTTGCCGATAACCTGCCAGATAAGCATCGCAGTCTGGCCTTGGCGATTCAGCAAATGATTGAACTGGGGCTTTTACTGGTAGAAGCCGTGCAGGACCGAGTGGATCGGGTTTCTTGATTCTGTAAAAGGCTTTCCCTTCCAGGCCGCACATACCAAGGGAAGGGCAGCCCTCCAATATTTTTTCTCTTTCGGCAGTAAGGCGCATTACATTGATTCGACACCCGCAACAGCTATCGGATCTGCTGGCGTTGGAGTTGGGGCTTTGACGAATAATTGGTGACGGTGATGCACGCATTTAAAGTGTTTGGCGCTAGAGTTATCGCGGTGTCGGTAGTGGCCATCGGAGCGATTTTTAACGGTGGAAATGCCTTTGCCCTGGATGCCACAAAACCCCCAGGCGACAACCTGTCCAACCTGAGCCGTGCCTACGTGCTTCAGGATTTCAATGCGCAAGGTCAGGCAGAAGAAATCGCGATCGGCGAAAATCTTCAGAACGCCTATTTCTACACAAACTGTTATCGCACATCGGGATGCCATCAAGGCGTGCCTGAAGGAGCGCTGGTATTCAACACACCCTCGGGTCTTGACGCGACGCCCAACAGTCACTACCCCCGTGTTGAGCTGCGGGCAAAAAGAGAGTTCACCGCAGGTGGGGTGTTTGATAATACCCAGTCCGGCGAGCTTTATGTGGTGCAAAATCCAAGCACAAAATCGATCATTTTTGCCCAGATACATGGCGACAAGGCGGGAGGTTCGGAGCTGCTGAAGCTTCGCTGGGAAGATGGCTCGATCGTCGCCGGGACCAAGACACGCTACGGGCAGAAGGAGCAACGGACAGTCTTGCTGACGGGGCTGAAGGTTAATGACAAGCTCAATTACAAGATTGAGGTCAAGGGCTCCGAGGGCGGCATGGTGCTGCTGGTTTCGGCTGCGGCGAATGGCAGGCAGGCCAGCCGGGAGTTCGATATTCCGCCATCGGGTTGGCAGGGCATCAATCTGTATTTCAAGGCCGGGAATTACAACCAGACCGCTGAGCAGGACGGCGGGGCAGCTATTGTTGCGTACACCTCCCTGGATGTGGGTTACCAGTAGCAGTGTGCGCCGGTTCAGAGACTCCCCGGCCCAGCAACCTGCGTACAGTTTCACCCTATCTGCGTAGTACTGCGTCAGTAATGCCGAGTAAAAAGATTCGTTCCCCCTCTCCCCATTAGCGTCCGACGTCGTTGTAAGACACTTCTCGTTGTTCGCGCCTCCATTGAAGTTCTCCACGGTGATTGCCTATGTTTGATGGCATCAAACCAAGGAGGAATGACCATGCCTCGAAGTGCCTTAGCAGAAGATGGATATCTGCATTACATGCCTCGTGTGAGCCAGACTCATTGCGTCGAAGAGCTCGCAGAATTACGTCGAGAGTTTGAACAGTTGGAGCCGGATGAGTACGCCCCGCCTGGAGTAAACAGGTTTCGACGGTATGGCAACGGAGTCATTCTTCCCTGGCAAGACACGCATGAAGGCCACTGGTTGCCAATCGTCAAAGATGGGGCAGGCCACGGACGCGCAGGTTACGACCAAGGCGGTAACAATCCGGATCACGCAAATATTCGCTACTTTCACGCGTTGAGTGATGCGGTAAAAAACAATCGCGTACTACTCGACATGATCGATGAAGATTTTTCCCTGACGTTCTGGCAGCATCCTGGCCAGCCCCTTCCTATCTATTTTGGGGTGCATTTTGTAAAACTCACGTCCGCGAGTTCGGATCAGCCAGGTATAAGCTCACCGAACTTTTTTCACCAGGATGGAGAGCCCTTCACGTTTGCGCACTTGATCTACCGTTCTTCGAACATGACGGGTGGCATCAATTTTATTGGGCATCCGGAAATCCGAAACATGCTGTTCGAGGACGCGCGGGCAAGTCAGATTTTGGCGGAGTTTACCCTTTCACAGCCTCTCGATAGTTTTGTCGTTCATGATCCGAAGGTTTCGCATTACATAAGCCCGATCAAGAAACTTGACGACGCCTCTCCCGGAGTCTGTGAGCGTTGTATTGTTTTGGTTGATTTCTCGCCAACCATTCAGAGGATATGACGGTGCAGGCGTTGAACTCGATATTGCCCATCTTGATTGCGTTGGGAATAGGCCTTCTATCGAGCAAACTCTTGTTCTCGGATAAAGCTGTTGCCCGATTGGTCAGTCTGATCAGCCCTTTGGTTTGGGGGCTACTTTTTCTGATAGGCACTGAGTTCGGCGAAGTGGTTTCTTCGCTGGATGCGGTTGGGTATGTGCTCAAGACATCTTCGCTTGTCGCGGTCGCAACAACAGTGGTGCCTTGCATGCTGCTGCTGGGCTTGGCGGCTTTGAGGGGGGCTGGACGAGAACCAGGCAGGGTTGCCAGTTTCGATATGCATGGCGCTGCTGCTCCTCTGAAAGAGTGCTTTATTGCGCTGCTGATGGTGGCCTTGGGCGTGTTGTTCACATATGCAGAATCAACCGTTGCAAGCTTGTGGCTTCCACCCAGCAACGTGATGTTAATGGTACTGATCTTCTTGGTGGGACTCGACTTGTCGAGCATCAAGTTAGGTCGTGACTGGATCTCATGGGGCGTTCTATGCGTTCCGATTGCCGTGGTCATTGGCTCAATATTGGGAGCCTATGCGGTTCATTTCATCACTGGCGAAGATATCCGTTTGCTCCTGGCACTCTCGACGGGATTTGGATGGTTCACGCTATCCAGCGTCCTGGTCGGAGGGCTGTCCGGAGAAGTTCATGGCGCTACGGCATTGCTCGCAGACCTGGGGCGCGAACTGATCGCGATCGCTTTACTGTACCTGGTCGGTGGCTTCCACCCAAAGGTCGGTATTGCCGCCGCTGGGGCAACCGCTCTGGACTCGACGTTACCGATCGTGCGCCAAACCTGCCACTGCGACACGCTGCCTACCGCTCTCATGAGTGGTTTGATTCTGACGGTGTTAGCGCCCTTTTTTATAACCTTCTTTCTGACCGCATGACGTGACCTCTTACTGGAGGAAATCATGACTCCACGATTTTCAGGAGAAAAACCGAGTCTGCAACCATCAGCATTTAAAAGTCTCACGCTCGGCCCGATGCTTGCCGCGTTTGAACAGCTGCTGATGTGTATCAAAACTC from Pseudomonas sp. NC02 encodes:
- a CDS encoding SDR family oxidoreductase; translated protein: MRIFITGASGFIGSAVVKELIAAGHQVLGLCRSDDKVAALEAAGAQVHRGSLEDLGSLKSGVAQADGVIHLAFNHDFSKFVANCEDDRRVIQALGEALAGSDRPLIITSGVGIASTVPGQLATEDGAVVTSAQIPRAASEEAANAVAATGVNVSVMRLPQVHDTVRQGLVSPVIELYREKGVCAYIADGKNRWPAAHILDVARLYRLAIEKAEPGTRYHAVAEEGVSQREIAEVLGTRLGLPVKSISAQEAQGFFGWLARFTAHDMPASSAITRKKLGWEPVGPGLLADLAQLEGTEG
- a CDS encoding DUF6124 family protein is translated as MCTDSYNSPVRIFSVRPEIGTDALLANAYETIAGAGAMTNEFADNLPDKHRSLALAIQQMIELGLLLVEAVQDRVDRVS
- a CDS encoding polysaccharide lyase family 7 protein; protein product: MHAFKVFGARVIAVSVVAIGAIFNGGNAFALDATKPPGDNLSNLSRAYVLQDFNAQGQAEEIAIGENLQNAYFYTNCYRTSGCHQGVPEGALVFNTPSGLDATPNSHYPRVELRAKREFTAGGVFDNTQSGELYVVQNPSTKSIIFAQIHGDKAGGSELLKLRWEDGSIVAGTKTRYGQKEQRTVLLTGLKVNDKLNYKIEVKGSEGGMVLLVSAAANGRQASREFDIPPSGWQGINLYFKAGNYNQTAEQDGGAAIVAYTSLDVGYQ
- a CDS encoding 2OG-Fe dioxygenase family protein, producing the protein MPRSALAEDGYLHYMPRVSQTHCVEELAELRREFEQLEPDEYAPPGVNRFRRYGNGVILPWQDTHEGHWLPIVKDGAGHGRAGYDQGGNNPDHANIRYFHALSDAVKNNRVLLDMIDEDFSLTFWQHPGQPLPIYFGVHFVKLTSASSDQPGISSPNFFHQDGEPFTFAHLIYRSSNMTGGINFIGHPEIRNMLFEDARASQILAEFTLSQPLDSFVVHDPKVSHYISPIKKLDDASPGVCERCIVLVDFSPTIQRI
- a CDS encoding lysine exporter LysO family protein → MTVQALNSILPILIALGIGLLSSKLLFSDKAVARLVSLISPLVWGLLFLIGTEFGEVVSSLDAVGYVLKTSSLVAVATTVVPCMLLLGLAALRGAGREPGRVASFDMHGAAAPLKECFIALLMVALGVLFTYAESTVASLWLPPSNVMLMVLIFLVGLDLSSIKLGRDWISWGVLCVPIAVVIGSILGAYAVHFITGEDIRLLLALSTGFGWFTLSSVLVGGLSGEVHGATALLADLGRELIAIALLYLVGGFHPKVGIAAAGATALDSTLPIVRQTCHCDTLPTALMSGLILTVLAPFFITFFLTA